A genomic region of Zalophus californianus isolate mZalCal1 chromosome 1, mZalCal1.pri.v2, whole genome shotgun sequence contains the following coding sequences:
- the LOC113918621 gene encoding transcription factor BTF3-like, with protein MKDTIMNQEKLAKLQAQVRIGGKGTARRKKKVVHRTATADDKKLQFSLKKLGLGVNNISGIEEVNMFTNQGTVIHFNNPKVQASLALNTFTITGHAETKQLTEMLPSILNQLGADSLTSLRRLAEALPKQSVDGKAPLATGEDDDDEVPDLVENFDEASKNEAN; from the exons atgaaagacactatcatgaaccaggagaaactcgccaaactgcaagcacaagtgcgcattggtgggaaaggaactgctcgccgaaagaagaaggtggttcatagaacggctacagcagatgataaaaaacttcagttctccttaaagaagttaggg ttaggggtaaacaatatctctggtattgaagaagtgaatatgttcacaaaccaaggaacagtgatccattttaacaaccccaaagttcaggcaTCCCTGGCATTGAACACTTTCACCATTacaggccatgctgagacaaagcagctgacagaaatgctacccagtatcttaaaccaacttggtgcagacagtctgactagtttaagaagactggctgaagctctgcccaaacaatctgtggatggaaaagcaccacttgctaccggagaggatgatgatgatgaagttccagatcttgtggagaattttgatgaagcttccaagaatgaagcaaactga